The Nothobranchius furzeri strain GRZ-AD chromosome 8, NfurGRZ-RIMD1, whole genome shotgun sequence sequence AACTggatcattaaaaaaaatcaccGGTTGAACTCTCAGGCACTAAAAAGACAACAGAAGAATTCCTTTTGGATCGATATTTATCAATTTTTTAAAACTCCTTCTGTTTGTTTCTATGAGGATAAAAACTGTTGAGCTGAACTGCGAAGCACATGTACAAAGTTTTGTGTTTGGAGTGACGTGTGTGTAGGTGACGTTGACTAGCACAACAACCTGACTGTATTTACTGTACAAACTTTGTCTCTGCTTACATCATCTCTGATTGGTTTAGCTGTTTTATGTTGGAAACGTCTCTGTCAGCCACATTCTGTCCTCATCATGGAAGCATTTCTTTGTATCTCTTTATTAAATCAACTTTTTATTAATATTACTACAATAAAATGTGTGTCTAAGGAGTATTGTTGCTGTTCTGTGATCTATACCAAAGTGTGTGGATTGTAGTAAAGTGTTGTTGTGCTCATTAGCCTTGTTAGGGGGACTTTGTGAGGCGTGGCCGCCCCTTTAAGAAGTCGGTCAAGGCAGGATTAGGCAGCTCCTCTGGAGGTGAGAGACTTTAAATCGAGCTATTCTGAGCCTCTGCTGTGTGACCACTCGGGTTTGGCCACATTAAGGTTCAAAAAAAGGCAACAGAAAGAATAAAGAGGAGAAATAACTGAATTTTGGCCTCTAAACATTTCCCTTTGAGGTCTTTGAGGACTACTTatgattatgtttatttatttggcagatgctttcatctaaagcgacttacaatttataacctgtagggcatgttgtgatctgtgggggaaaccggagtacccggaggaaacccacgtatgcatggggagaacgcaactccacgcagaaaggccacagccgagtttcgaacctgcaacctccatgctgcgaggcaacagtgctaacaactgcgccaccatgcagccactaTTTAAACCTCCAGAAGCTCCTGAGTGAATGTGGTCAGTGTTCTGCACCTCACTCCAGATGGACTGTGTGAGCAAACGACTGAAACACCCCTAAGTGCAGAGATGTTACACAAAACATACGCATTTTCTGGATTTTGCTCTCATTCCTAGCAATGGCTCAATCGTTTGTTGATTCATTAGCAGGTAACAGAATAAAAGAGCTCACATCCAAAATCAAAATGATGCTTTGTTTACAAAACCCATCCCATCTTGTGCTGAGATAAACAAGCCCTCCTGCACGCATGTGATTAGCCAGCGAGCTAAACGGAGGTGGAGGTAAATCAGACTGACAGCTgctttatcacacacacacacacacacacacacacacacacacacacacacacacacacacacacacacacacacacacacacacacacacactagtaagAAGCCTCACCAAAGACTCATTTGCTCTGACCATCTCTACAGCGGAGGACTCACTCAGGCAATAACAGGtaagccttgttttcacacaacttcaGTCTTGGTATCAAAGTAAATGACATTAACTGAATAACGTGATTAAAACTTAATTTCAATGACAAAGCACCTTTTTGTTTCACTATTTATTTAGTTCTCAAAAGAAGTGCCTTTGTAGTCTCAGAACACCTTTAAGAAGCGCTTTGTACAAAAGATGCCTAAGAAAAATTTAACTTTTTGTTAAAGTAAAActtttatgaaataaaacaacttttcttaacactttatgtatattttctctttttttcattaaaaacaaatctATTAAAAATTAAAAccagaaataaatgtttaaacagtAATTATTCAGTCATCACTAATTGTTGGCAATTGCTGAGGCTCATGAGTATAGATGTacaattttcttttgttttattgcCTCAAAGGGTGAGCGGACCTCCTGTCCCAGAGCCCCTGCTGTCCGGCCCGGATCTAATTAATCCTGCTGACCGAGACATCATGACTTCATTAGCGGGCTTTCGTACCCGAGACATCATGACTTCATTAGCGGGCTTTCGTACCCTCAGACTTTATCTACCTGAGCTGAAGATGAGCTTTTCCTTCAAAAAATCAGAATACAGTCGCATAAAGGTGAAAGCAGCAACCTGAGTGTGAAACGAGACTACTCCTCCTCACACTAGATCAAAGGATTAACCTCGCATATCCTCAGACCAGCTAACAGGATCGAAGCTGAACTCCAGGACTGATAAAGATCAAAAAATGGGGTCTGCTGTTTGTAAATGATACAGGAAGTTGCTACTGATGCCTGAAACAGTCTGATTTTCACCAACTTCTGATCTTGTTCTGTCTTTGTGTTTCAGAACGATGTCAGGACCAAGGCCCGTGGTGCTGAGCGGCCCGTCCGGAGCCGGGAAGAGCACTCTGCTCAAAAGGCTGATGAAGGATCACGAGGGTGTCTTCGGATTCAGCGTGTCACGTATGTTTGTGTGCCAGTTAAAGATTAGCTCCCAGAGCTACGTCCTGACCTGAGGTGGAACTGGGATATCTACTCTTCATTTTATTTGAAGCATCCTTTTAATGACCTCATCTTTTTCTCAGACACAACAAGAAACCCTCGGCCGGGAGAGGAGGACGGCAAAGGTACCGTAGTTCTGGCTCAACAGTTGATGTGTTGGTGAAGCTCTTTAGTGATTTCACAAGACGGCGGTGGAAGTTTTAGCCCCTTTAAACGGCTTTAGGATCACCTTGCTCTGTCACACTTCATTTAAGAATGGAATAAATACTTCCTTCCTGCCACACTTCTTACTCCTCAGTGAACTGCTCAAATGGTATTTTTCATCTTGTATAATTCCCTCTGTAAAGGGATAAACCTCTTTCTGTGCCTTTTTGCTCTCTCCGTAGGGCTGAACAAGCTCCCTATGCTTCTGGGGGCAGCTTTACTGCCCGTAGCAGACGTCTTTTCCTCTGGAGACTTAGAAATGTCAGCCACATTATCGTGTCAAAGTGAATCAGAAACCACAGATAAAGGTGATCTTGCGGTGACTCTCCATCACAGTAGTTTTTCTGACGACAGAGGGATGGGGGTTACTTTCATCGTCCTGGCACACGGTTACTGGGTCCGTGTGCCAAAACAGAGAGGACAAGCAAACTGGAGAATGCGGTCTAAAATCTTAGGAGTCAGTTTCAGACAGTCTACACTTTGGAGTAAAAAGCTTTTGAAAATAGCCCCTGTGAGACCTCGGTAGTGGTTCCCAGTTCTAGTGTCCCTGTTGTGTTGGCTGGGTGTTTACATCCAATCATTAGCAATAAACTCATCAAACCTTTACAGTGTCTTCCCAATCTTTTCAGACACTGCCCATGATTTCCATTCGGCTCTTTTTCATCTGTAAACTGAACCGAATTGGATTCTGTGCCTTCTACGTTTTAATGAGAGCCATTTTAAACATCATACTCCCTGTTTTTATTATTACACTTTCCCCTCAGACTGCTATTTCAGTCTGAGCCAGATTCCTTCATGTTTTCATGCTAACGATTGTTTGTGACTATTAGCGGCCACGTTAGTAACATGTCTGCTTCTGAACTTCTGTTGTTTTAGATCCCCAGAAGTGTTTGATGTTTGGAAGATATAGGCCGTTGGACCGGCTCCGAAGACAAAAATGTTTTAGTTACTTTTCACTAACGACATTTCTGAAAATATACCATGGCATACAATGTCTTTATTTCTGTTGTTAATACAGCAAAAACGTTGATAACCTCTTAAAAGGGAAATATTATGAGTAAAACGAAGCAAAAAACTTTCAGTGTGACGTCTATAGAACATGACAGTCTTGcataaagtgatttcagcagttcaaATCGTGACCTTTTAGTTCTTTCCAAAATGAGCTTTTTCAGGGCTTTTTCTTTAATAAAActaggtcagatggtcaaaattaaacatttttaaagttatttcacATTTAAAACTTACGTAACCTGCCTTTAAAGGCAAAGTTCACTGAGGACCTTTTTTAAAAATATGATCGgtcactgagtttcacatgcaggctgaacatgaaaatggtcttctacccctattaccTGCTGCTGAttgaaaatagacagggaaacacTCGGGTCAGAAAAGCTAGTCAGATCTGTCACGCTGGAAATTAGCATTCTTGAACTCCTCCAGTTTGGCTAGCAACGGGGAAgggtgttgttgatttagcatctagTAGACAACAGCTACAGCTATAGCTAGCCATTAGCTTTAGCAGCTCCAGAACCCAGCAGAACCCCTTCTAGCTTGTGctgtttgtggggataaaacatcaacattgcaaagcaaaaggAGTCAGTAGTAGATTcacgttgcttttagccaatcagaggcgagatgtccgaatatcagtaaataataataagagTAAGActccatctcctgctgttttcctACAGAGTTTGACTCACAATGCATTCATTTACACTAGATACCACTGCAAACGTGTTAAaagaatgagtgaacttggtaaGTAAATAAAACAAGCTGTTGTAGGTCACGCCCACCCACTCTTTGATTGGCTGGGTGTTTgggaaaaaaactaaaacagtaaaaatgtgAAATTACTGTCACAGTCCTGCTTTCTCTACCAGGGCTATAGTTAAAGCATTGTCacattcaaattatttaaataacaTGGATTGCATCCCATATGCACCCACACGTATTTGATCCAATGCTAATATAAATGCACACAAATCCCCAGTTGTGGTGTCACAATTGGGGACTttatgaaatggcttgttttagggaTAGAAATCCCAAactttgacagaaaatggatggcatGTCTTCTCATTTAGAGTGTTTATAGATGCAATAAAGATCCACACTGCAGTGCAAAAAGATGTAAAAAGTCAGATTGGCATAATAAATCCCCTTTAACTCTCTCTGGCGGCTACATTTTATTACACTAAAATGTCTTTTTCTTTAACTTGATTTAGAGTCATGTTATTATAATGTGAGTTATTAAATTATTCGACAACTTTTGTGGGGGTTTTTCTCCCGTTTATTTTTTGGTATGTTGCATGTTTCAGATTACCACTTCACAACAAAAGAGGTTATGCAGGAAGGCATCGACAATGGAGAGTTCATCGAGAATGCTGAGTTTTCTGGAAACATGTATGGAACAAGGTATAACAATTATAACAGCCATTACATATTTGTGCAGGTAGTTGCATCTGTCTGTATTTTTTTCTGTACCACCACGCTAAATTAGACTCACTCATACCCAGTGTAGAGAAAATTCAGAAAAGTGCCTTGTGAGAAACAACCTTGAATCACAGGAATGTAGGAGATCTGCTAACAGATGGAGCTTTAACCTGTGAGTCAAAATGAGCAACACAGAAGAGCTTAGCATCCTGAGTCACGTTTAATCTCTGCTTCTTATTCTGAAGGTAACAGTCACCAAATCCAAGCTGCTCAGATCAATGCAGACATCCTCTTTCATCTGTTATTACCAAGAACAAAACCATCAAGCTCTCTTTGGGCATCTTTTTGCCATTTTAAAACTATCtatctttacttatttattttatagtAAGTCTGCAGTGGAAGATGTACGTGCCAAGAACCTGATCTGCATCCTTGATGTGGACATTCAGGGAGTGAAGCGGATTAAAGAAACAGACCTGGACCCGATCTACATCTCCATCCAGCCTCCATCCTTGGAGATCCTGGTAGATTGCCACTTCTGAATTTTAGCTGTAAATGTGCAGAGTCGGATGAAAAATAACTAGAGTTGGATCTCGATTAAAAAAAGAATCCAATTAATCAGGGGCTtgcaattaatcttgattaatcacattttaactgCACGAGACAAGTTGCCCCCCAAGcaattttaaaaaattaaatataatgttagtgaggcacagatgacacacccacactttaatgagtaCATTCCTGTAAATGCTGCTTGTATGCACCATCAGTATTTGCATCGTTCTGGTTGTGGTTGATCTCAGGAGAAACGTCTGAGAGACAGGCAGACGGAGACCGAGGAGAGCTTACAGAAACGGCTGGAGGCTGCTCGCATCGACATGGAGCTCAGTAAGTTTCTCCAATGTTTTATTAAAATATATTGCTATAGGAAAAATCTCCAAATTCCCACTCAGACTCTTGTCTGGATTGGGTGCTAacatgtttacatattgtttttaGGTAAAGAGCCTGGAGTGTTTGATGTGGTTATCATCAATGATGACTTAGAGAAAGCCTACAAGGAGTTGAAAGATATCCTTAATGATGTAAGTAAACCCAAAAAAACGAAAATATTTGGCTTTTTCAAATACTTTATAGAAGTTCACACATTTTGTCTCAACAGGAAATCCAAAAGGTTCAAGAAGCCAAGTAAGAAGGAAATGATGACTCACTTTTTTGCAACCTTTGAACACAAATGTGACCTGAACCCATCTGAAATAAATGCATCTGGAAAAAcagcctttttatttatttccccaTGTTTGTACAGACAGCTGGTTGTTCATTCTAGGACAGAGACAAATGCTGCTGTGCATTTGTTAAGGGTAAATGATCTGAAATCTGTTAAATCCAGAGAAATGAACAGCATAATTACTCCAGGAGAAATATATTTTCTAATTTGCCTGACCACTACAGAAATACAAATAGAGATTTTATAAATTTAGAAACAGACTGAGCCTCTAAGAGCCCGTTTCTGACTCCGGCATGCTGGATAATAAACACGAAACATTTCCATTAGTCAAAATAGCCATTTGGTTTAACGATTTCTATTGCAGCACTGACAAATCTACTCCATGCATTACCAAAATTTATCTTCAGGTCTAAAATGAAGAATTTGTGCATCTGAGAAGAAAAAGTAAACACTTCAGATCTCAAACTCAGACATAGAAATAAAAACGAGTTCAGTGACATAACATCTTTTCGTTTTTTTCACTCAACACACCACGAGCAGTTAAACAACCTGAGCAATCTAACATCTAATCTAATCTATGTCTATTAGTGTTTGCAAACTTAAAAATGATCATGTAAAGCATCAGAAACGTTCCTGAAATatattttctttctttgttttcaaGAATACCAAGAAAAAAATTCCAACTGTAAGACCAAAGATGGGCAGCAGAGAGAAGCACAGCAGTAAATCCTCATGGCAAACAATCATATTTCTGCACAACTGTTAGATGCAGTTTTATCCCTGATGTGTGTCAATAAGAATTAATCACACACAATTCAGCATGCGCacactgaaccccattgagaaactTTTGCACGTTCAAAATCAGGGCAAACTATGATTTTATGAAGTGGATCTGGTGCTAGCGCTCTATAAAAATGAAACAGGAAACAGCTGACATGAAACATATTTTTTTCTTGCATCATCGCATCACTTAAAGAATGGGCCCTGCAGCTTTGTGCACACCTGATCTCGTTTCTcttctttctgcttgaggtaagCTTTGAGCTTATCCGTGGAGAAACACACTTTGGAGTGCCGGGCTTTGTGTGGGCCGCGGTGAGCACAAAGCCACGGGTTCTGGAGACACTCTGCTGCAGTGGGTCTCCCCCTGTAAAGTGTTTAAAGACATCAGAGTCATGTCAGATTGCCCCTCGTGGTTTGTCCGTGGGAAAAGGAACATCATGCCTAAATACTGTCCTGACCAGGATTTGCTGTTCAGGCTGCTCTTCATGAAGTTCAAGGCTCCCTCGGACAGGCCCGGATAACAGCGTCCAAACTGGATCTTCCCTTTCTTTATGTTTCTGTCCTGTTCCCAGCTGAGCTCCGAATGAAACGGACTGTCAGCGCTCAACCTGGTGATGCAAAACGTAAAAATACACTTGTTCAAAGTGCTAACCATTCCTCAGAACAATGGTTAAAACGTTCTCCATGCAGCTTCTCTGTGCTTACATGATGAAGGAGAGAACTCCAACAGCCCAGATGTCAATCTCAGGCCCCACTCCCTGACCCTCCAGGATTTCTGGAGCTTTAGGAAGGACAATATAAACTGACAAAACAGACAGAAACGAGACATCATCCACAACACAGAAGTGTTCTTTCACCACCCTACCTAACACCTTCTATAAAgacaatgtataaaatataaaTGAGTGAAAAGAAATTATGAGAAAATGGACTTGGGTTTGTTAGGTTAGGGTGCTAGGATCATCGGGATGGAGATGCAGTTAGGAGCAGTTATTTCCATCCACCATTCAATCCGTCCTCCATTAAAGAAAGTGTACCTTTTCCGCAGCGGTCTGTTGGAAGCCATGACAGTCACAGGTTAATTGTGTTAGAAAGATCTAGAATACGCAGAGATGAGCAAACATTAACTGCACTGCAACCTTTGCTGTCTGAGAGGCCGTGGATGTGCTCGACGTTGAGAGGCTGTCCGGGTACGAAGGACTGAGCTGAGCCAAAGTCCACAATCTTCAGGTGGTTGCAGTCGTCCACCAGCATGTTGTCAGACTTCAGGTCCAGGTGGATGACGCGGCGGCTGTGAAGGTAGTCCACCGCTCCCACgatctgcagcagcagctctgtgacGTGAGTCTCTGAGTACAGGTCTCTGTGGGCAAACACAGACACACTTATGGAAAATTCGGAGctatgcgtgtgcatgtgcgtgtgtgcgtgtgtgtgaagtTACCTCGCAGCCAGACAGTGGAGCAGCTCCTTGCCTGGGCAGAGCTCCTCCACTAACACCATGTAAGTGGGAGTGATGAAGGCGGCGTGCAGCAGAACCAGGTGGAGGTGGTGAAGCCTCCTCAGCAGCTGGTACTCTCGCAGCACCAGTTGTCTCTGCTCAGCCTGGTAAGGGGTGATCTTAGCAGCGAACACCTGACACGTCTCCACGTCCCTGCACAAGGTCACCACACTGAAACGACCCCTGAGTGACATAAAACACACCAGATGTGTAGAGTACAAGAGACACAAAATGATCTGAGGGGAGGTTGGTTCTAGCCAATGCATTCTCATATTTGTTACATATTCTGGCACAAAATATGCAAATTACATATATTATTAAAATTTTACTGATTATCAACATAAAATATTAATCCataggggttcaaatgaaggcaactggacttttttggcttcttgaagacgtttctcttcccatctgaggagctttgtgaattctgactggaatatgggaggatcaagttttggggcagcagtagctcaaccggTAGAGCGGTttgtccggtaatcggaaggttgcaggttcgatcccggctcccgacAGAGAATTCtggttaacccaccttgcctgctggtggtggtcggagggaccggtggcgcctgtgctcggcagcctcgcctctgtcagcgcgccccagggcagctgtggctacaccgtagctcatcaccatcaatgtgtgaatgcgtgtgtgaatggatgaatgatacactctagtgtaaagggctttggagtccttactctgagaggcgctatacaagtgcgggtcatttatcatttatttatcattaaGTTTATAGCTTGAGAGAGGAGTAACGGAAGCT is a genomic window containing:
- the guk1b gene encoding guanylate kinase 1b isoform X1, translating into MSGPRPVVLSGPSGAGKSTLLKRLMKDHEGVFGFSVSHTTRNPRPGEEDGKGLNKLPMLLGAALLPVADVFSSGDLEMSATLSCQSESETTDKDYHFTTKEVMQEGIDNGEFIENAEFSGNMYGTSKSAVEDVRAKNLICILDVDIQGVKRIKETDLDPIYISIQPPSLEILEKRLRDRQTETEESLQKRLEAARIDMELSKEPGVFDVVIINDDLEKAYKELKDILNDVSKPKKTKIFGFFKYFIEVHTFCLNRKSKRFKKPSKKEMMTHFFATFEHKCDLNPSEINASGKTAFLFISPCLYRQLVVHSRTETNAAVHLLRVNDLKSVKSREMNSIITPGEIYFLICLTTTEIQIEIL
- the guk1b gene encoding guanylate kinase 1b isoform X2, whose product is MSGPRPVVLSGPSGAGKSTLLKRLMKDHEGVFGFSVSHTTRNPRPGEEDGKDYHFTTKEVMQEGIDNGEFIENAEFSGNMYGTSKSAVEDVRAKNLICILDVDIQGVKRIKETDLDPIYISIQPPSLEILEKRLRDRQTETEESLQKRLEAARIDMELSKEPGVFDVVIINDDLEKAYKELKDILNDVSKPKKTKIFGFFKYFIEVHTFCLNRKSKRFKKPSKKEMMTHFFATFEHKCDLNPSEINASGKTAFLFISPCLYRQLVVHSRTETNAAVHLLRVNDLKSVKSREMNSIITPGEIYFLICLTTTEIQIEIL
- the guk1b gene encoding guanylate kinase 1b isoform X3; amino-acid sequence: MSGPRPVVLSGPSGAGKSTLLKRLMKDHEGVFGFSVSHTTRNPRPGEEDGKGLNKLPMLLGAALLPVADVFSSGDLEMSATLSCQSESETTDKDYHFTTKEVMQEGIDNGEFIENAEFSGNMYGTSKSAVEDVRAKNLICILDVDIQGVKRIKETDLDPIYISIQPPSLEILEKRLRDRQTETEESLQKRLEAARIDMELSKEPGVFDVVIINDDLEKAYKELKDILNDEIQKVQEAK
- the guk1b gene encoding guanylate kinase 1b isoform X4, encoding MSGPRPVVLSGPSGAGKSTLLKRLMKDHEGVFGFSVSHTTRNPRPGEEDGKDYHFTTKEVMQEGIDNGEFIENAEFSGNMYGTSKSAVEDVRAKNLICILDVDIQGVKRIKETDLDPIYISIQPPSLEILEKRLRDRQTETEESLQKRLEAARIDMELSKEPGVFDVVIINDDLEKAYKELKDILNDEIQKVQEAK